GAGAAATCCCGAGATAAAATGCCATTAAGGAACAAGGTACAAAGTGGAGGGATTGCTGACAACTGTGGGCCAAGAACTACATGGTGGAACCTCGATCCAGCTACCCGGATCTCCTAGGAAAAATTGGGAAACTGCCAagcgcggtggtgcatgcctgtaatcctagccactcaggaggccgaggcaggaagatcgaaagttcaaggctagcctcagcaacttagcaagatagtgagatcttgtctcaaaactaaaataagtaaatagatttggagtgtaacacagtggtaaagcatcctcggattcagtccccagtaattcacacacccacagacacacacacacaaccaaagaAAACTGGGAACCAAAAGTCTTACCATCATACAACTTTCCAAAATCACTGCCCTTGCTCCTTTGATGTCTGAAGTTTTTCAGTGTATTGTACATCTTTCACTCCACAATATTTGTTGAAACATGTGGGTAAGCTTTCAGTTCCACTTGGGCCCCATTTACAAATAGGGGTATTGAGGCCTAGAGAGAAACAAGGAAACAACTTGCCCAGAGTAGTCAATGAATCAGTGGCCCTATGTGAATAATGCAATAGTAGCTCAATAAAGCAAGCTGGGTTGAAAGCTGCCCACAGCATAAAGCTCTTCAATTCCTACAGATAATTAGGACGTTTGAGAAAGTGGAGCCAGGGAATCAGTTGGCAGGATTTCGGACAATAGCAATCAACTGTATACTGCCAGCAAACATGTGCCTGGAAAAGCTGTCCAAGCTCCAGTAAAGAGTGTAGTAACCCAACAGTTATATCAGTCCTGTGAGTCTATGTAAGGAACACAGTTAAGTCGTGCCCAAATTCTTGAACCACAAAGACACGGGATAATAAATGTTAATGCTTAGAACTGTGCTAAGTTGATTCCTTTCAATATggaaacacattttcaaaattttatgatgCCAGTGATCTTATGAACATCCACATTTTGGTTTGTGGAATCTTAGTGATTTATCTATATGGATTTCCAAAATGTATGCCATGTTCTCATTCCCAAGCATCTCTCCATGGCCCCATCCCCTACCCTCTAAAAGTAGAAGCTGAGGGGAAAATCCCTGTAAAGTAATGAGCCTCTCATCAGCCAAACAACTGCTACTGCCTAAGGCCCAGCAGCCTGAGGAAGAGTAGAGAGTGTGGAACAGAAGCAATTTCCAACACTAACCAGGGGAGAAGTACTGTATAAAAAGAGCAACAGGCATTTTACCATCAATTTCTCCAGCAGCCCTCTCCAAAGTTGTTGTGTTCTCAGCATGAATGAAAGCTATAAGGTGAACTAACTGGTTAAGAAAGGTACTGCATTTCACTTAAGACAAACCAAAGCAattgtttctcaaaaacaaatttattgacATTAAATAAGAGAAAGCATTCTGGTAGAAATTTGAGGTCACTCAGCATGAAACTTAGGGAAAAGTATACAAAAACTCTTATTGATTCTTGTCATTTATTGAAGTTCCCTTCATACTCATATAAAGTTCCCTTCATCATCCCCCATGCCTGGGCCACAAAGCTACCTTATGATCATTACTTTGATTCTCCAGGTATTTCAGACTCAGAGAGGAGGAGCTCTAGATGGGTGACACAAGAATTCCAAGCCCTGGAAAAGACTGTGACTTATTGTCAACTTTTAGACTGGTTTATAGTATGTAGAGTGGGAATAACACCTAAATTTCTTGAAACAGGAAGATCCAGTCTCTTACTAAGATAAGCAGAATGTCTCAAGAGAACAATCTACTTCTAATGTTGTAACTCTGAGATAGTTTCTAATATTAGAATATAGTATATAAAATCCCATCTGTatataaaaatagagattaaattagtatttaaaaataagttttcttttaaaatataaacaaacatagTACAGTTTCCCTAATTGAATGCATTACTGTATATCATTGAATCTAAAACACTGGTTACAAAATACaaccatattttatatatgtttatagtaAAATAATGTGAATTAAATTTTGTCACATACCTGATTGGAAATGTTAAAAAGTACAGGGTAAAGATATGTCTTAGGATAACCAAaatgcagcactaaaaaagatgcatttttcagaaaattgttcAATAACATATTAAGCACTGAACATATGAATTCATAATCAGTAGCCACATACTTAAagctgtttattatttttgttttaattccaaTTTGTAATGATgcatggtttgttcttccagaaaTTTTGCACAAACTAAACCTATGAGTTTTTTAATTTGGATATTATCtcactttcatttcaagaattacAAATCAGGACATGATATAAACCAGGTGTCAGTGTAGAGTTAGAAGGCTGAGAAACACCCTGAATCCAGGTCTCATGGGCCCTGTTCTGTGTTCtctttttcaaaatcaaaaatcaaatgaatcaTTAGCATTCTTTGGTCTAACCATACAGATAAGataaaacaattaattaaataTCTGATGATtccaaagatgattttaaaagaaactactCTCCCCACTTCCCAGGAAGAAGATGGATGTCTGATAAATTACTTAGGAAATCCATTGTATTCCTCTGTGGGTTCACTTGATTAGAACACTACCCAAGTTCTCAAATACAAATAGCTTCACTATATTCTCTGAAAGGTGGAGACAATAAAGTTACCTAATCTCCCTAACAAGATCTTAGTCTACCATATCATACCATATCACTTGGTACTTTCTATAGGATTTTGGCTTTTAGAGAACATTTCAAAACTTTTCAGCATTTGCTAAAAATGGACCTAAAAACTGATCCCCAAAGCATGCTGAAAATCTGCTAATGCTCTCCTCTGACTGGCCTTGTTAGAAGTGGCGTTTATCCAAGGCAGTCAGTAAATAgtccattttctcatttctcctggTTTCTGGCAAGATACTTCAGAGGGGAATTGCTAGATTAACTGGAGAAGATTCAAACATCAATGTGTTGGAGAATGATTGGTTGAGACATCATCTCTGGGCGCCACTGAATTATCTCCAGATGTCTTTATGAAAGAATATCttactttatcatttatttcaacCACTTCAAAatccatttcattccatttttctgcATTCTCCCCTTTGTTCTCCTCCTCATAGTCATTTAGCTCAGAGTTGGAAAGCAAAGAGTTTTAGTCCTCACCCTTTCTGTTAGCTTTTCGCTGGCGATCCAGAGGCAAGGTGGCTAATTTATACAGCACAGGAAATATAACAGCAGTGAATATCGCTGACCCCAAACAGGTGTACAGAACTATGGGCAAATCTGGGTATTGTCCCTCAACAATTCCAATTACTGCAGGAATAGCCATTTCTCCCAGTGCTGCACCAATTACAAAAAAGGCTGCTGATTTCCCACTTATGGTCGTGTACTGCTCAATCCAGGAAACACCACTGGGAAACGTGGTTGCCATTGAGGCCCCATACACTGAAGTGGCAATCCAGAGACAGAGTGGACTCTTGTCAAATAACACCAGAAATAAAGATGAAGCCAGGCTGCCAATGTTGCTCAACACAATCATGGTGCCCGGCTGTAGACATGCAGCAAAGAATATCGCCAGGCCCCTGCAGGCTGCAAAGGTCCCCCAGAAGATGGAGTTCAACCCAGCTGCTTCGCGTTCTTCCATGCCAGCATAGGTGGTGGCAAAGGAGAAAACATAAGAGCCATATGTTACCTCTGCTccaacataaaaaaagaagaaaacgaaaaggaggcagagaagggTCTTGTGATATTTAGCTCTTCGCCATGCCTGAGCAGATGGTTTTGCTTTTTCCTGCCCTGAGCTTTTCTTGAAAAACAGAGCAAAAGGGAAGAGAGACACTATGAACATATAAGTGCCGACAAAAGCATAAGCCCAGAATAGATTCATGTCATCAGGCAATCCAAACAGAGGTGCTGAGTCAGCTTCAGATGACCCATTGGTGGCTGGAGGCTGAAAGGCAGGCTCTGTGTGGTTTTCAGCAGACACTGAGGTACCCACTGCTAATTTAGCCAGAATTGGAGCCAGAAAGGCACCCAAGGCAAAACTGAAGTGTAAGGCCTGCATGTGTGGGGCTCCTTTATCTCCCCAAATAGCCAAGATGAGGACGTTACCACCTGCCAATGAAAGATGAGGAAATAATTTACATTAAACACAATTATCCTGTTAAAAATATGGATCATTATTAttagaatgaatatttattttgtggcatAGCATCATATGTTCTAAGTTATCAAATATTACACCTGAGTCAGTTCAGATTGAGGAACTCTAACCCACTACCACCAGAGAGCTATGTCTCATGACATCTCATCTGCATACTGGAATTTTACAACTGTTAAACTACTCCCTCCTAGAGCCAGTCACATTAgcaaaaacctttttaaaaagtagtgcgTAGTGGCtggcatatggctcagtggtaaagcgcttgccttcccacatgtgagtcactgggttcgatcttcagcaccacataaaagtaaatcaacaaaataaagatgctgcgtccatgtacaactaaaaaaatatttaaaaaaaaatagaagtgctTAACACCAAACTAAAGAGTAAGACTTTTTACACctaatatttatttgtaagtattttaagTACATATTTACCATGCAAATTTTTACCATCAGATCCTGGCCATATTACCAAAGTGTACTGTATTTTGCACTTGGTAGTCATTTgaggaaaatacacacacacacacacacacacacacacacacaaactcattCATGCACCTGAAACCCCAGGATTCTTCTGTGCTTCTTACAGGATATAGAGCTCCTATCAGATAATTACTCTTTGAACTCCCACAAGGTGAAAGGCCATATTTTTTtgaacaaaaagaataatttaataaaaatggtgAGTAGTACAAACTTCTA
Above is a genomic segment from Urocitellus parryii isolate mUroPar1 chromosome 8, mUroPar1.hap1, whole genome shotgun sequence containing:
- the LOC113187330 gene encoding sodium-dependent glucose transporter 1-like isoform X1, with protein sequence MCIAILGPTFQDLARNVNRNISSLSLIFVGRASGYLCGSLIGGVLFDCMNHFLLLGLSLLTTAVGLYLIPFYKRAVLLIIMMSVYGASGSIVGIGGNVLILAIWGDKGAPHMQALHFSFALGAFLAPILAKLAVGTSVSAENHTEPAFQPPATNGSSEADSAPLFGLPDDMNLFWAYAFVGTYMFIVSLFPFALFFKKSSGQEKAKPSAQAWRRAKYHKTLLCLLFVFFFFYVGAEVTYGSYVFSFATTYAGMEEREAAGLNSIFWGTFAACRGLAIFFAACLQPGTMIVLSNIGSLASSLFLVLFDKSPLCLWIATSVYGASMATTFPSGVSWIEQYTTISGKSAAFFVIGAALGEMAIPAVIGIVEGQYPDLPIVLYTCLGSAIFTAVIFPVLYKLATLPLDRQRKANRKGED
- the LOC113187330 gene encoding sodium-dependent glucose transporter 1-like isoform X2, producing MCIAILGPTFQDLARNVNRNISSLSLIFVGRASGYLCGSLIGGVLFDCMNHFLLLGGNVLILAIWGDKGAPHMQALHFSFALGAFLAPILAKLAVGTSVSAENHTEPAFQPPATNGSSEADSAPLFGLPDDMNLFWAYAFVGTYMFIVSLFPFALFFKKSSGQEKAKPSAQAWRRAKYHKTLLCLLFVFFFFYVGAEVTYGSYVFSFATTYAGMEEREAAGLNSIFWGTFAACRGLAIFFAACLQPGTMIVLSNIGSLASSLFLVLFDKSPLCLWIATSVYGASMATTFPSGVSWIEQYTTISGKSAAFFVIGAALGEMAIPAVIGIVEGQYPDLPIVLYTCLGSAIFTAVIFPVLYKLATLPLDRQRKANRKGED